A segment of the Longimicrobium sp. genome:
CGCGGAGACGCGGAGGTGGCTCGGCTGCATTGCCGCGATGTGGCAGCGATGATGCCGGCGGCACGCCGGAGAGCCGCGGCCGCAGTCCCGGAGGGACTTGGTGCTTTTCCAGCCCGCCAATTCATTGGCGGGTCGGGGCGGCCGATCTGGTGGCGAGGCCGGGTTAACGCAATATCGTCCCGTACGGCGCCGGGTGCGAGGATGCGGGTGCGAAGCACGCGTTTCGCGGTGCGGGTGGTGGGCGATGGTGGATCGGCCGGGATGCGTGAGGGATGCGCGCCCGAAGGGCCGGGAACCCGCCGCGCACGCATCGGAACCCGCGGATCCGCAGCGGCGTCCGGCGCGGCGGGGGCCCGGCGCCGTTGGCAACAGTCGTATCGTTGCCTACGGCGCGCGCAGCCCGGTTTGGCGCCTGGGCGCCAAACACGCCCGAACCATGCAGTTCTACAGACGGTCAATCGAACCGGAGGCGGCAATCAGCACGCGTGAACTGATCGAGCTCGAAGACCCGCGGGAGCGGGCGATCCTGGTGGGCGCGCCCAGGAAGAGCGAGCCGGCGCAGGTGACCGACGAGCACCTGGAGGAGCTGGAGCGCCTGGCCGACACCGCGGGGGTGGAGGTGGTGGGGTCGCTCGTCCAGCGCGTGGACAAGCCCAACCCGCGCACCTACATCGGCGAGGGGAAGGCCGAGGAGCTGAAGGCGCAGGTGGCCATGGAGGGCGCCACTCTGGTCATCTTCGACGACGAGCTGTCGCCGGCGCAGGGGCGCAACCTGGAGGCCGAGGTGGGCACGCGGGTGATGGACCGCGCGGAGCTGATCCTGGACATCTTCGCCACCCGCGCCCGCAGCGCCGAGGCCCGCGCGCAGGTGGAGCTGGCGCAGCTGCAGTACCTCCGCCCGCGGCTCACGCGGATGTGGGCCCACCTCTCGCGCATCCGCGGCGGCCCGGGGATGCGCGGACCCGGCGAAACGCAGCTGGAGACGGACCGGCGGATGGTGGACATCAAGATCGCGCGGCTGAAGGGCGAGCTGGAGCGCGTGACCCGCCACCGCGAGACGCAGCGCAAGAGCCGCGCGGGCGAGACGCGCGTCTCGCTGGTCGGCTACACCAACGCGGGGAAGTCGTCGATCCTGCGCGCCATCTCGGGCGCCGACGTGTTCGTGGAGGACCGCCTCTTCGCCACGCTGGACCCGACCACGCGCGACGTGGACGTGGGCGAGGGGTACGACGTGCTGCTGACCGACACGGTGGGCTTCATCCGCAAGCTCCCGCACCATCTCGTCGCGAGCTTCCGCGCCACGCTGGAGGAGGCGGCGGAGGCGGACCTGCTGCTGCACGTGATCGACAGCGCGCACCCGGGGTGGGAGGAGCAGAAGGACGTGGTGGACCAGGTGCTGGCGGAGCTGGGGATGCGCGAGCAGCCGCAGATCCTGGTGTTCAACAAGATCGACCGGCTGACGCACGGCGAGGAGGAGGCGCTGCGCCAGCGCAACCACGGCCGCCGCGCGATCTTCGTCTCCACGGTGGAGGAGGGCGCGCTGGAGCCGCTGCGCGAGCTGCTTCGCGACGAGGCCCGCAAGCGCCGCCCCGACGTGCACCTGACGCTGCGGAGCGACCAGGGCGCGCTGCTGGCCGAGATCTACCGCGAGGGCGAGGTGCTGGAGCGCGAGGACGAGGGCGCGGAGATCCGCATCCGCGCGCGGCTGCCGGATTCCACGCTGGGGCGGCTGCGGAGCCGGGGGGTGGAGGTGGGGTGAGGTGTGAGGCCTCGGCTGACCCCGAATGGAATTCGGGGGCAACAACAGCACAAAGTCCCTGCGGGACTGCTCTCCGGCATCCCTGCCCTTCGACCGGCACACTGCCGTCCGCCGCGTGAGCCGGGCCGTGCAGGTCCCACCGGAGCCCCGTCCCTCCCCCAGGCAGTTCTGGGGGAGGGCCCGGCGGCCCGGCGGCGCGACGGGAGTCGCGCCGGGCGAGCCAGGGAGAGGGCCCCGCCGCGGGCGCGCATCCACATCACCATCCATCGCCGATATCCGTCCTTTGACCGCATCTCCCGGCATCCGTTCGTTGACCGTATCTCCCGGCACGCTCGACCGGCTGTGGATCGTGGGCGCGGGGCGGCTGGGGCTCGCGCTGGGGCTGCGGCTGCACCGCGCGCGGGCCGTGTCGTCGCTCGTGTACTCCGGCCGCCGCTCGTCGGCCACCCCCGACCACCCGCTCTTCCGCGGCTTCCACCCGGGCGCGCGCTACCAGGCCGGCTTCACGCCCGCGCCCGAGGGCGTGACGGGGATGCTGATCGCCGTGCCCGACGACGCGATCGCGCGCGTGGTCGGGCAGCTCGAGGCGGTCGATCTCCCCGCTGGCCTCCCCGTGATGCACGCGAGCGGGAGCCTGTCCGTGGACGTGCTGGCGCCGCTGGCCGCGAAGGGGCACCCGGTTGCGGGGATGCACGTGCTGGCGGCGATCGCCGACCCCGTCGAGGGCGCGGACCGGCTGCGCGGGGCCACCTTCGGCGTGGAGGGCGAGGGCGCGGCGCGGGCGCTGGCCGAGCGGCTGGTGGCGGCGTGCGGCGGGCGCGTGCTGGCCATCCGCCCCGGCGGCAAGGCGCTGTACCACGCGGCGGCCGTCTTCGCCTCGAACTACGCGGTCGCGCTGCTCTCCGTGGCCGAGCGGCTGATGATCGATGCGGGCGTCCCCGCGGAGGACGCGCAGCCGGCGCTGGCGGCGCTCGCCGCGGGCGCGGTGGAGAACGTGGCCGCGCGCGGGCCGGCCGAGGCGCTCACCGGGCCCATCGCGCGCGGCGACGCGGCCACGGTGGAGCGGCACCTGTCGCGGTTGTCCGGTGCCGACCGGGACTTATATTGCCTGCTCGGCCTGGAAGCCCTGAAGCTGGCGGAGGCGCGCGGAACCGATCCCGCGGCGCTGGCCCGGGTGCGCGAACTGCTGGGGGACAAGCGTTGAGGCTCTACGTCAACATCGACCACATCGCGACGGTGCGGCAGGCGCGCGGCACCGACGAGCCGGACCCGGTGCGCGCGGCCGTGCTCTGCGAGCTGGGCGGCGCCGACGGCATCACCGTGCATCTCCGCGAGGACCGGCGCCACATCCAGGACCGCGACGTGGAGCTGCTGATGAAGACCGCGCGCGGCGTGGTCAATCTCGAGCTCGCCGCCGCGTCGGACGTGCTGGCGCTGGCCGAGGGGTGGCGCCCGCACCAGGCCACCCTCGTGCCCGAGCGGCGCGAGGAGGTGACGACGGAGGGCGGGATCTCGCTGGCCGGCGAGGCCGCGCGCGGGTGGGTGGGCGAGGCGGTGAAGCGTCTGAAGGATGCCGGGATCCGCACCTCGCTCTTCATCGACCCCGACGCCGACGCCGTCCGTGCCTCCGTGGACCTGGGCGCCGACGCGGTGGAGCTGCACACCGGCGAGTACGCCAACACCCGCGGCGAGGAGCGCCACGAGCAGCTGCGCCGCCTGCGGCGCGCGGCCGCGCTGGGGCGCTCCGTCGGCCTGGGCGTGCACGCGGGGCACGGGCTGACGTACGAGAACGTGTCGCCCGTGGCGGCGATCGAGGAGATCGAGGAGCTGAACATCGGGCATTCCATCATCTGCCGCGCCGTGTTCACCGGAATCGAGCGCGCCACCCGCGACATGGCCGAGATCCTGCGCCGCGCCCGCGCCGTCTGATACCGGATTCGGAGATTGATCGTGCAATCCGACAGCACACGTGCGACCTCGCCTATGGATCCTTCGGCCTGCAACCGCGCGTGTGGGGGCAACGACGGTGTGGCCGGCCTCAGGATGACGTCTCTCTGTGCGTCTGGAATGCACAGGTGATTGCCAGATCCGGTACGATTCCCATCCCCCCGACCCACGCATACGGATGTCGCAACCGCTGAGCGAATACTTCGCGCGCGAGGCCGGCGAGTACCTGGACCGGCTGGACGCGCTGCTGGCCCGCGACGGCGCGCCGGACCCGGTGGAGTTCTTCCGCCTTGCCCGCGGCGTGCGCGGCAGCGCGCAGATCGCCGGGGCCGACGCCGTGGCCCGCGTGGCCGAGGGGATGGAGGACGCCGCGCGCGCGCTCCGCGACGGGGCGCTGGCGTGGAGCTTCGACGTGCGCCGCCGCGTGCAGGACACGGCGTCCGACCTCCGCGCGCTCGTCTCCGCGTACGGCAACTGGGGGGCGGACGAGGAGCGCCGCGCGGGCGAGGCGGCGGCGCGCTGGGAGGGCTCGGGCACCGGCCGACGCCGCGCCGATGCGGGGCCGCGCGACCAGCTGCACGACTTCCTGCGCCGCGAGATCGACGGGGTGGTGGGGGAGCTGGACCGCGCGCTGGCCGAGCTGCAGGCGCAGCCCGCCGGGCGCGAGCCGCTGCGCGCCGTGCTCCGCCGCATGCGCCCCGTGCGCGGCGTGGCGGGGATGGACACGCTCTCGCCCGTGCTGGAGCTGCTGGAGGGGGTCGAGGACGCGGCGCACGAGGTGCTGAGCCGCACCACCCCCATCCAGTCGCGCGAGGTGGCGCTCCTGACCGCCGCGCGCGACGGGCTCCGCGCCGCCGGGCGCGCGCTGGAAAGCGGCGGTGACGTGGGGGCCATGCCGGAGCTGGAGCGCTTCCGCGAGGCGCGCGAGCGGCTGGAGGGCTCGGGGGATGGGGGAGACGCCGGGGTCGTCCCGGTGGCCTCGCTCTTCTTCGACGACGCGGGGCCGCACGTGGTGTCGTCGCCGATGGCGCCCGCGCCGGGGGCCGAGGGCGCGGGGACGCTGGCCAGCGACGTCGAGGGCTTCCTGCGCATCGAGGCGACCGGCTTCCTGGACCGCGCCGAGGGGCTGGTCGCCAGCCTGAACGCGCGCCCCGGGCGCTTTGCCCGCATCGCCCGCGACCTTGCCGACCTGGCGCGCGGGGTGGGCGAGCTGGCGGTGACGTACGGGATGACGGCCATCTCCGCCGCGGCCGACGACGCGGCGGCGCGCATCGGCCGCGCGGGGACGGCGGACGAGGCCCGCGGCGCCCTCCTGCGGCTGCGGCAGACGCTCCCCGGCGCCGCGCCCGCATCGTCGGCGGAGGAGACCGCGCCGATGGCGATGGAGACGGCGCGCGCGGAAGCGGAGCCGGCCGCCGCGGGGGCCGACGGCGCGGTGCCGATCGAGTCGCTGGAGTACGACTCCGAGGCGGCGCTGCACGAGGCGCTGCGCATGCGCGACCGGCTGGCGTCGCTCGCCAGCGCGTCGCCCAACGGCGCGGCGCTGGGCGAGGCGCTGGACGAGCTCTTCGGGCTGCTGGCGCTGGGCATCGAGCGGCGGGCTGCGTGACCGGATGAAGCAGCGCGTACGCATCCTTCTCAGTCTCGCCATCACCGTCCTGTTCCTGTGGCTGGCGCTGCGCGGGGTGAACTGGTCCGAGGTCTGGACCCACCTGCGCGGCGCCAACCCGTTCTGGCTGGCGCTCTCCATCCTCATCTCCACCCTCTCCATCCACGTCCGCGCGCTGCGCTGGAAGGTGCTGCTGGAGCCCGTCGACCCGCACGTGCGCTGGCAGCCGCGCGTGGCCGGGACGGCGGTGGGGATGGCGGCCAACAACCTGATCCCCGCGCGCGTGGGCGAGATCGTGCGCGCGGTCGTGGCCGCGCGGCTGGCGAAGCTTCCGTTCAGCGCGGTCCTGGCCTCGCTCGTCGTCGAGCGCGTGCTGGACGGGCTGGTGACCGTCGGGCTGCTGCTGGGGGTGATGGCGCTCCCCGGCTTTCCCAATCCGGAACGGGCGCGGTGGGTCCTGGGGGGCGTCCGCATCGTCGCGGCGGCAATGACGGCGGCCGCGCTGGTGCTGATCACGCTGGCGGTGATGCCGAAGCGTTCGGTGCGCATCGCCGAGGCGTTCGCGGCCAGGATGCTGCCGCACCGGCTGCGGCGCCCGTTCCTGGCGCGGCTGGACGAGTTCATCTCCGGGCTGGCGGTGCTGCGCAGCCCGCGCCTGCTGGTGCTGTCGATGCTGTGGGCGGTGGCGCAGTGGCTCTTCATCCCCCTGTCCATTCTGTGCGCCTTTCGGGCGTTCGGCGTCGAGGGACCGGGCTACGTCGGCGCGCTCTTCCTGCAGTCGGCCATCAACCTGGCCGTGGCCATCCCCGCCGCGCCGGGGTTCTTCGGGCCGCTGGAGGCGGCGGCCACGTACGGCCTCGCGCTGTGGGGCGTGGAGAAGGCGCGGGCCGTCTCCTTCGCCATCGGCTACCACCTGGGCGGCTTCACCGTGGTGACGCTGGTGGGGCTGTGGTACGTGCAGCGGCTGCACCTGAGCTGGCGCGAGCTGGCGGGAACGGCGGAGAAGGGCGGGGCGGAGGGGGATGATTCGCTGCCCGGTGTGAAGCGGAGAGACGAGCGGCCCGCCGCTGCCCGGCGCGAGGCGCGGCGGCGTGCCTGACCGCGTGGCCGTCGCCGCGCCGGCGAAGGTCAACCTCCGCCTCTGCATCCTCGCGCGCGAGGAGAGCGGCTACCACGCACTGGAAACGGTGTTCTGCGCCCTCTCGCTCGCCGACCGGGTGTCGGTGGCGCGGGGGGATGCGGGGATCCGGCTGGAGATGGAGGGTGGGGTGGATGCGGGGCCGCCGGAGCGGAACCTGGCCGTGCGCGCCGCGGACCGCTTCCATCGCGAGATCGGCGAATCGCCCGCGATCGACCTGCATCTGGCGAAGCGCATCCCCGCGGCGGCCGGGCTGGGCGGCGGCAGCTCCGACGCGGCGGCCGTCCTCCGCGCGCTGAACGCGCTGCACGGCGAAGCTGTCTCGCGCGAGGCGCTGCTGCAGATGGGGATCGAGCTGGGTGCGGACGTCCCCTTCTTCCTCTGCGGGTCGCCGCTCGCGCTGGCCTGGGGCCGCGGCGAACGGCTGATGCCGCTCCCTCCGCTCCCCCCGCGCCCCGTGCTCGTCGCCCACCCCGGCGAGGCGATGCCC
Coding sequences within it:
- the hflX gene encoding GTPase HflX, which gives rise to MQFYRRSIEPEAAISTRELIELEDPRERAILVGAPRKSEPAQVTDEHLEELERLADTAGVEVVGSLVQRVDKPNPRTYIGEGKAEELKAQVAMEGATLVIFDDELSPAQGRNLEAEVGTRVMDRAELILDIFATRARSAEARAQVELAQLQYLRPRLTRMWAHLSRIRGGPGMRGPGETQLETDRRMVDIKIARLKGELERVTRHRETQRKSRAGETRVSLVGYTNAGKSSILRAISGADVFVEDRLFATLDPTTRDVDVGEGYDVLLTDTVGFIRKLPHHLVASFRATLEEAAEADLLLHVIDSAHPGWEEQKDVVDQVLAELGMREQPQILVFNKIDRLTHGEEEALRQRNHGRRAIFVSTVEEGALEPLRELLRDEARKRRPDVHLTLRSDQGALLAEIYREGEVLEREDEGAEIRIRARLPDSTLGRLRSRGVEVG
- a CDS encoding DUF2520 domain-containing protein, with product MTVSPGTLDRLWIVGAGRLGLALGLRLHRARAVSSLVYSGRRSSATPDHPLFRGFHPGARYQAGFTPAPEGVTGMLIAVPDDAIARVVGQLEAVDLPAGLPVMHASGSLSVDVLAPLAAKGHPVAGMHVLAAIADPVEGADRLRGATFGVEGEGAARALAERLVAACGGRVLAIRPGGKALYHAAAVFASNYAVALLSVAERLMIDAGVPAEDAQPALAALAAGAVENVAARGPAEALTGPIARGDAATVERHLSRLSGADRDLYCLLGLEALKLAEARGTDPAALARVRELLGDKR
- a CDS encoding pyridoxine 5'-phosphate synthase codes for the protein MRLYVNIDHIATVRQARGTDEPDPVRAAVLCELGGADGITVHLREDRRHIQDRDVELLMKTARGVVNLELAAASDVLALAEGWRPHQATLVPERREEVTTEGGISLAGEAARGWVGEAVKRLKDAGIRTSLFIDPDADAVRASVDLGADAVELHTGEYANTRGEERHEQLRRLRRAAALGRSVGLGVHAGHGLTYENVSPVAAIEEIEELNIGHSIICRAVFTGIERATRDMAEILRRARAV
- a CDS encoding Hpt domain-containing protein codes for the protein MSQPLSEYFAREAGEYLDRLDALLARDGAPDPVEFFRLARGVRGSAQIAGADAVARVAEGMEDAARALRDGALAWSFDVRRRVQDTASDLRALVSAYGNWGADEERRAGEAAARWEGSGTGRRRADAGPRDQLHDFLRREIDGVVGELDRALAELQAQPAGREPLRAVLRRMRPVRGVAGMDTLSPVLELLEGVEDAAHEVLSRTTPIQSREVALLTAARDGLRAAGRALESGGDVGAMPELERFREARERLEGSGDGGDAGVVPVASLFFDDAGPHVVSSPMAPAPGAEGAGTLASDVEGFLRIEATGFLDRAEGLVASLNARPGRFARIARDLADLARGVGELAVTYGMTAISAAADDAAARIGRAGTADEARGALLRLRQTLPGAAPASSAEETAPMAMETARAEAEPAAAGADGAVPIESLEYDSEAALHEALRMRDRLASLASASPNGAALGEALDELFGLLALGIERRAA
- a CDS encoding lysylphosphatidylglycerol synthase transmembrane domain-containing protein; this translates as MKQRVRILLSLAITVLFLWLALRGVNWSEVWTHLRGANPFWLALSILISTLSIHVRALRWKVLLEPVDPHVRWQPRVAGTAVGMAANNLIPARVGEIVRAVVAARLAKLPFSAVLASLVVERVLDGLVTVGLLLGVMALPGFPNPERARWVLGGVRIVAAAMTAAALVLITLAVMPKRSVRIAEAFAARMLPHRLRRPFLARLDEFISGLAVLRSPRLLVLSMLWAVAQWLFIPLSILCAFRAFGVEGPGYVGALFLQSAINLAVAIPAAPGFFGPLEAAATYGLALWGVEKARAVSFAIGYHLGGFTVVTLVGLWYVQRLHLSWRELAGTAEKGGAEGDDSLPGVKRRDERPAAARREARRRA
- a CDS encoding 4-(cytidine 5'-diphospho)-2-C-methyl-D-erythritol kinase; this translates as MPDRVAVAAPAKVNLRLCILAREESGYHALETVFCALSLADRVSVARGDAGIRLEMEGGVDAGPPERNLAVRAADRFHREIGESPAIDLHLAKRIPAAAGLGGGSSDAAAVLRALNALHGEAVSREALLQMGIELGADVPFFLCGSPLALAWGRGERLMPLPPLPPRPVLVAHPGEAMPTPEAFREVAALRGGSYAPRATLLDPSALASWDAVAALATNDFEPVVTARIPILRGALEMLRASGARIALLAGSGSSIFAIFDDSAARDAAEKQISALGLTTWRAETLGEMPRPTTG